In Aedes albopictus strain Foshan chromosome 3, AalbF5, whole genome shotgun sequence, the following are encoded in one genomic region:
- the LOC109410459 gene encoding uncharacterized protein LOC109410459 has protein sequence MSDDDCPPLCEMETGGDSNGEEEEADEWEVAEEQNDPVRCLFCEQISPTMTTAIRHAKERHEFDLGEVRRRFHLDEYAYIKMINYIRLEKPDPSVFKSGTSVFWSDDKYLKPVENETWLMFDLDELDEILLNGNGNAGGGGGGAARENGNNIGETITLTTDQYRKLQGIINELTAQLREKENLLQHASSDIEKMKESFRNLLEQQSEQKMMASGGKKKAPEEKIAQIREELRHCVSTVAVEDDQGYFNTYSHFGIHHDMLSDYVRTASYRDAILENGEIFKGKTVMDLGCGTAILSMFAAKAGAKEVISVDQSDIIYQAMDIVRRNNIENIKFVKGRLEDCELPVEKVDIIVSEWMGYFLLFEGMMDSVIYARKQYLKEGGFILPNRCNISLAGYGDIERHDEFIGFWKNVYGFDMSCMKKEVLREATVEVCKPEHVITNANIIANFDLMEVDVDCPNFSYSFELTVKKTCKLTALVGYFDTFFELPQHVEFSTSPYTKPTHWKQTIFYVEEPIPVQEGQVIEGKFVCRRDPKDARSLFITIEYLGQVLKYTLN, from the exons ATGTCCGATGATG ATTGTCCTCCGCTGTGCGAGATGGAAACGGGCGGCGATTCCAACGGAGAGGAGGAAGAAGCCGACGAGTGGGAAGTGGCTGAGGAGCAGAACGACCCGGTTCGGTGCTTGTTCTGCGAGCAAATCTCGCCCACCATGACGACGGCCATCCGTCATGCCAAGGAGCGACACGAGTTTGACCTGGGCGAGGTGCGGCGTAGATTCCACCTGGATGAGTACGCGTACATCAAGATGATCAACTATATCCGGTTGGAGAAGCCGGATCCGTCGGTGTTCAAGAGCGGAACGAGCGTGTTCTGGTCCGACGACAAGTACCTTAAGCCGGTCGAGAACGAAACCTGGCTGATGTTCGATCTGGACGAATTGGACGAGATTCTACTGAATGGGAATGGGAATgcgggtggtggtggtggtggtgctgcgCGGGAAAATGGAAACAACATCGGTGAGACGATCACGCTCACCACGGATCAGTACCGGAAGCTGCAAGGAATCATCAACGAGTTGACCGCTCAGTTGAGGGAGAAGGAGAACCTGCTGCAGCACGCTTCCAGCGATATCGAGAAGATGAAGGAAAGTTTCCGGAATCTGCTGGAGCAGCAGAGCGAACAAAAGATGATGGCGAGTGGCGGCAAGAAAAAGGCGCCCGAGGAAAAGATTGCACAAATCCGGGAGGAACTGAGGCACTGCGTCAGCACGGTGGCCGTGGAGGACGACCAGGGCTATTTCAATACGTATTCGCACTTTGGGATTCATCACGACATGTTGAGT GATTACGTGCGAACGGCGAGCTACCGTGACGCCATTCTTGAAAATGGAGAGATCTTCAAGGGCAAAACTGTGATGGACTTGGGTTGTGGCACTGCGATTCTGTCCATGTTTGCAGCGAAAGCCGGAGCAAAAGAGGTGATATCCGTGGACCAGTCGGATATCATCTATCAGGCGATGGATATTGTGCGGCGGAACAACATCGAGAACATTAAGTTTGTCAAGGGTAGGTTGGAGGACTGTGAATTGCCGGTGGAAAAGGTGGACATCATCGTGTCGGAGTGGATGGGTTACTTCCTATTGTTCGAAGGAATGATGGACAGCGTGATCTACGCTAGGAAACAGTATCTGAAGGAGGGGGGCTTTATTCTGCCCAATAGGTGTAACATTAGTTTAGCGGGGTACGGAGATATTGAACGACACGATGAGTTCATTGggttctggaagaatgtctatgGTTTCGACATGTCCTGCATGAAGAAGGAAGTATTGAGGGAGGCTACGGTTGAAGTTTGTAAACCAGAACATGTAATTACCAATGCCAACATTATAGCTAATTTCGACCTGATGGAGGTAGACGTTGATTGTCCAAACTTCAGCTATAGTTTTGAACTTACCGTTAAGAAGACCTGCAAACTGACCGCATTGGTTGGATACTTCGACACGTTCTTTGAACTACCGCAGCATGTGGAGTTTTCAACTTCGCCCTACACGAAACCAACGCACTGGAAGCAGACTATCTTCTATGTTGAGGAACCGATTCCGGTGCAGGAGGGCCAAGTGATTGAAGGTAAGTTCGTTTGTAGACGCGATCCCAAGGACGCCCGATCTCTGTTCATAACGATCGAGTACCTTGGACAGGTTCTCAAGTATACCCTCAACTAG